In Thermus oshimai DSM 12092, the following are encoded in one genomic region:
- a CDS encoding class I SAM-dependent methyltransferase, producing the protein MFDEDYLYFYETFLHDERNEKEAELIARLLDLGPGADVLDVPCGHGRIAVRLARRGCRVTGLDASPLFLERARQAAAAAGVGVEWVHGDMRALPFGRDFDAVVNWFTSFGYFDDEENRRVLAEFRRVLRPGGRLLIETVHRDRILRSLPPGEPVRFDVVRRGDDLMIDRTGYEPLTGRVQTDRTIVRDGRVRRFAYGLRLYTPVELRDELLRAGFARVELLGDEGGPLTLDSRRLLAVAQA; encoded by the coding sequence GTGTTCGACGAGGATTACCTGTACTTCTACGAGACCTTCTTGCACGACGAGCGCAACGAGAAGGAGGCCGAGCTCATCGCCCGGCTCCTCGACCTCGGTCCGGGGGCGGATGTGCTGGATGTGCCTTGCGGGCACGGCCGCATCGCCGTGCGCCTGGCGCGCCGAGGCTGCCGCGTGACCGGCCTCGACGCCAGCCCGCTGTTCCTGGAGCGGGCCCGCCAGGCCGCGGCGGCCGCGGGCGTCGGCGTCGAGTGGGTCCACGGCGACATGCGGGCCCTGCCGTTCGGGCGAGACTTCGACGCCGTGGTCAACTGGTTCACCTCCTTCGGCTACTTCGACGACGAGGAGAACCGCCGCGTGCTGGCGGAGTTCCGGCGCGTGCTGCGGCCCGGCGGCCGGCTGCTGATCGAGACGGTCCACCGCGACCGGATCCTGCGCAGCCTGCCGCCCGGCGAGCCGGTGCGCTTCGACGTGGTCCGCCGGGGCGACGACCTGATGATCGACCGCACCGGGTACGAACCGCTCACCGGGCGCGTGCAGACCGACCGCACCATCGTCCGGGACGGGCGTGTGCGCCGGTTCGCGTACGGGCTGCGGCTGTATACGCCGGTGGAGCTGCGGGACGAGCTGCTGCGGGCCGGGTTCGCCCGCGTCGAGCTGCTGGGCGACGAGGGCGGACCGCTCACGCTCGACAGCCGGCGGCTGCTCGCCGTCGCGCAGGCGTGA
- a CDS encoding transposase, protein PKVLWPYLRSTNLMERFIRELRRGTKVRDHKFPKEEAVYKLLYLESERQEGRWAERKLKGFSEVKEVLEKMLQERYAPRTQTLTHNS, encoded by the coding sequence CCCAAGGTGCTTTGGCCGTACCTGCGGAGCACCAACCTGATGGAGCGGTTTATCCGGGAGCTACGGCGGGGGACGAAGGTGCGGGACCACAAGTTTCCTAAGGAAGAGGCGGTGTACAAGCTTCTTTACCTGGAGTCGGAGAGGCAGGAAGGGAGGTGGGCAGAACGGAAACTAAAGGGGTTCTCGGAGGTGAAGGAGGTGCTGGAGAAGATGCTTCAGGAGCGGTATGCCCCCCGTACACAGACTCTTACACATAACTCTTGA